The genomic DNA TTGGGGCGGTCGGGATGGCAGGCTCGGCAATGACGGTGGGCGCGGCAGCGAACAGTGCCAGCGTGGTCAGAATGGCGAAACGGGGATTCATGGTCTGGGATGGGATGTTGTGGGATGAGGCCGTCGCCGGAGATAATAGTTGGTCCGGCGCGATACGACCGCACAAGGTGGATGCTCCGTGGAATCCTGCAAGTTGAAGCGGGGATTCATGGAAATTTCACGGAGGCGTTTGGGGGGATGGGGGCGGGCCGGTTGGCTCGGGCTTTGGCCATGGAAAGGGGAAAAAGATTTAACCACAGATGACGCAGATGAACACAGATTGAGAGGATGGGATGGATTCCCCCCATGGAAACCGGGCGTGGACAAATCGGCTTTCGGCTCGCGCGGGCGGACGGCTTCGGGTTGGCTTCGGCGCATGGACAGCCCCGGACCGCCGCCTCATCCCCAAGCCATACAAGACGCGGAGCATCTCAAGCTCCTCGCGATCTTCCACTATGTGGTCGGCGGTATGACGATGCTCTTCGGATCGTTTCCGATCCTTCATGTCATCATGGGCATCATGATGCTGAATGGCAAATTTGCCACGGGCTCCCCGACCAGTCCCGGGGCCGGAATGGGAAACGAGTTCGGCTGGGTCTTCATCGGGATGGGCAGCATGTTCATCCTCATCTTCTGGACCTTCGCAGTGCTGCTGATCTATGCTGGACGCTGCCTTTCGGCGCGGAGGAAGCACACGTATTGTTTCGTGATGGCGTGCCTGTCCTGCGTTCATTTCCCGCTCGGCACGGCGCTCGGTGTCTTCACGATCCTGGTGCTGCAGCGGCCGTCGGTGCAGGGGCTGTTCGACAAGCCACCGATGCCGGGAGCTTACTTGAATCGGTAGCGGCCGTCTTCCACTTCCACCTCAGGCGGTACCTGGGTGCGCTCGAAGTGGTCGTAGCCCTCTTTGAGGTTCGTCCAGAAGTCGAACCACTCGCTGTCCTTCGCGCGAGCCAGTCGCTCGGGTGACATGCGGAAGGGGAAGAGGTTCACGCGGAAGTACGGCTGACCGATCTTCAAGGCGGCGTCGCAGAGCGTGTAGATCTCCTCGATCTTCGGGTCGGTCATGGCGAGGCAGCCGATCGACACGCAATTGCCGTGGATCATGATGAAGGTGCCGGTGCGACCGTGGTGCAGGTCGTAGGCATTCGGGTAGCCGATGTTGAAGGCGAGGTGGAAGGTGCTGTCCGGCTTCATCCCCGACGGCGGGACGAAGTAGAAGCCCTCCGGCACCTGGCCATCTCCCTCGGCGAGCTTCGGCCCCGGCTTGCCCGATTGCGCGGCCACGTCCCAAGTACGAAAGTGCTCGTACTTCCCGGTGTCGCGCTTGCGCACCCACAGCTCGAGCTGGCCTTCCTCCTTGAAGGCGCGCAGGAAGACGGGATCGCCGAAGTGCAGGCCCTGCGCGGCGAGTGCCTTTTCCAATGCCGGGCGCACGCGCTCGGCGGCGGCCTTGGCGCGTTCGGGGCCGGGGAGGGCGGAGCTGACGGCTTGTTCTTCGGGGAGCACGATGCCTTGGGGCGGTCGCGCGGGTTTGACGAGGAGTGCTTCGGCTGCGTCCGGGACCGAGAGGCCTGGGCTAGCGCGGTCGTCGATTTCGGGCGCGCCGGCTTTGAGGTCGGCATCGGGGGACCGTTCGGGCCAGTCTGAAGACCGGCGCTCCCGGGGTGCCGGATCTTCGGAGCTGGTGGCGCGTTCCTCGGGCACGGCGGGATCTTGTTCCTTGCGCGCCTTTTCCCGGCAAGCGCAAAGGCAGGCCAGTGGCAGCAAGGTGATCAGGAAGCGACGCATGCAGGGACCGCGGGTTGGAGCACCGCGCGCAGCACCATACGCAAGGCCGCGGGATCAGGCGAGGAAAGGGTGTGCATCAGCGGGTGCTCTGGCAGTCCGCAGGCCTCGGTGGCGATGACCGGGATGCCGCTTGCCAGCGCCAGCAGCGCGAGCCGCGGCTGGTGCTCGATCCATGCCGGGAGGACGAGCACGCGGGCGCTCGCGAGGTCGGCCGGGGTGCCGGGCGAGCAGGGGATTTCCTTGAAGGGATCGGCCGCCCCCTCGGTCGCGCGGCCGAAGCACTTCACCTCCACCAGCGGCTCGTCTAACAGGGCTGCCGCCAGTTCGAAAGCGCCCTTCCTGCCGAGCCGAGAGGCGGGGAAGAAGACCGTCTCCTTTGCCACCGGCTGCAATTCGAGCGGGTTCGGCATTTCCCAATCGATGAGCCAGGCGCGCTCGCCGAAGTGCCGGGCCATCGCGCGGTGCGGTGTGACGAGGCGGGCCGCCGCGGCGAGGGCCTTGCGTTCGGCGCGGACCAGTTCGGGATCGGCACGGAAGTCGCCGAGCGTGGTGGATTGCGGATGCTTTTCCTTCGCGTGATCGAGCCGGCGCTGGAGCTCATCCATCGGCCAACGCTGGATTAGCACGTCGAAGCTACGGCCGCCGAGCGCGCCGGATTGCCAGAGGTAAGGCAGCAGGTTTTGGGAAACCACGACATGACGGCACTCGGGCGAAAGCATCGCGGCATAACGACGTGCCAGGGCGGCATCGCCATCTAACAACGCGAGCTGTCGCTTCGCACCTTGGCCGGGCAAGCGGCGCTGACGCCATGAACGCAGCAGCGCCTGAAGCGTCGCGCGTTCGGTCGTTACGCCCGGTGGCGGGGACCACTGGTAGTTTGGCTTTTTCCAGCGGCGGCCATCGAGTGGCACCAGCCAGCGGTCGCCCTCGCGCGAATGACCGCGACACCAGCGGTCGAACTCCGGCCAGCGCGCGTCTAGCAGAAATGCCGAGTGTCCCAGTGACGGGGCATGCGCCGCGGTCGCCGCAGGATGACGGAAGCACGTGAGCATCCCGCAGGTCAGGCAATCGCCCGAGGGTGCGGAGCGAGGTGATGGCTCGGCCACCGGTGCGGCGGCCTTCACCGAGCCGTCGCGTGCAGAGCGGATGCGCACGATGAGATCGGCGGCGGTTAGTTCCACTTCGAGCCGCCATGGCGCGCTGCTGCGGAAGCGCAGGTCGACGTAGTTCCAGAAGACGGTGGCGTCGAGGTCCTTCTCCGCCAGAGAGCCGGGAACGACGCGCGAATGACCGTGGCGTTCCACGACTTCCAGGCCGGCCTCCAGCGCCGCCTGATAGAGAAGGCCGCTGAGCTGGCAGAGCCCTCCGCCGATGGCCGGCACCAGACAGCCCTCGCGCAATTCGCGGCCCGCAGTGAAGCCTTTCGCCTTCGTCGTGCGACCGAGTTGGCGCCAGAAGCTGAAGACCTCGCTGGCCGGGATTTCCACGCCGTGGAAGGCGCGGGCGGAGCGGCGGAGGTTCTCGACCTTGCCAGCGGTGAGCGGGAATTCGGCGGCGGAAAGCTCGCGCCATAGCGGCGTGCGCAGCTCGGCGATGACCGGGGCTGAAACCAGGCCGGCGCGATGGGCATGACGCGGTGGCCGGGTGGAGAACTCACTCAAGCCGCGGCGCAATTGGAAGGCGCGGGACTTGAGGTGGAAGGCCAGCGCTGAAAGCCGGCCGGGGACATGACGCTCGGGAGCGGTGTGGTGGCTCATGGTAGCGCGGTGAAGCGCTGCTGTATGAAACGTAGTGGACGGGGGGAATACTTCAGGGGATTCGTGAAATTTTCGTGAAGGCGGTTGGACAGTTGGGCGCGCCGGCAAAGCACCGGAAAGGAGTAGGAGAAGTTCTTCGTCCCAACGGAGCGATCCTCTCTTCGTCGCAACGCGACGGCTCATAATAGCCTGGCACGAAGTGCCAGGTGAAGCGCCGGAGATCACCGCGTCACAACGTGACGCTTCATGCATCTGGCGGCCCGGTTGTCGGCCCGGATCGACGCCTCCCTTGAGCGGCGCTTTGTATCGGACAAAAAAGATTACGGCACCCTCACCGATGGGTGGGATATTTGGGATAATACCGCCGCACCCCGCATGAGGCGTCCCGTTGGGACGCGATCGGTTTGTTCGGCCTTACCTGGCACTTCGTGCCAGGCTATTATGAGCCGTCGCGTTGCGACGAAGAATAGGTCATCGCGTTGCGACGAAAAGTGCCGCTAACACGGATATCTCCGGACAGAAACCCTTACTCTTGTGGCCGTTCCGCACGCAGTCCACGCGGGAGGAACCGCAGGAGCAGCAGCGAAACGCAACACGCGATCAAGCCGTAGCGCAGCCACGTCGCCACCGGTAGCGAGATGCCAAGCCCGGTGAAGAGCGCGACGTAGCCGGCGACGCACATCGGGCATTTCGGCATAAGCACCAGCAGCCCGCCGGGGATGAGCCACCCGGCGAGGCGGCGGGCTTTTGTCGTCGATGTTGTTGTCGTTATCGCCGGCGTCTGGCAGCACGATTTCATTTCACTTCTTGGCGGAGCCGCAGCAGGCGTCGGCTGGTTTTTCCTCGTAGCGATCGTGATGGCGCACCCAGTTCATGGTGCTCTCCTCATTGCGGCCGAGCGGGACGAGATCGAGGTAGATCAGCGCGCCGACGGTTTGTTCGCACCCACGCGCATAGCATGAGTAGGTGTGGAAGATCTCCCCGGCGTCGTTCTTGTAAAAGACGCTGGTGCCGTGCGCTTCCTCGCCCCACGGCTCGATCGTTTCGTAATTGTAATCGACCTTGCCGGAGGCGACTTGCTCGGGCGTGTAGGAGACATGGTAGTCGAAGTTGAATTCATTGCCGGCGGACGAGACCCAGTTGAACTTCCAACCCATGCGCTTCTTGAAAGGCGCGAACTCGGCGAGCGGTGCGCGCGAGACGGCGACGAAGGATGCGCCGCCGTGCTCGAAGTGCTGGCGTGCGCCATCCACATGGTCACAGAGGAGGGAACAACCGGGGCAGCCTTCCTTCCAGCCGGGGCCGAACATGAAGTGATACACGATGAGCTGCTGGCGGCCGTCGAAAAGCTCGGCCAGCGTGACGGGGCCATCGGGGCCTTCGAAGATGTAGTTCTCCTCGACTTTCACCCACGGCAGATCGCGACGTGCGGCGCTCACGGCGTCGCGTTCGTGGGTGAGCTTCTTTTCGCGTTCGAGCAGGGCTTTCCGGGCGTTGAGCCAGACTTCGCGGGAGACGACGGGATGATTCTTGAGGTTGGGAATGGCGGGAATACTCATGGTGATAGTGGGATGAGGTTCAACAGGACAACGAACGCGCGAATGATCTGAGGACAAGCGACGGGATTTTTTTGGCGGGGCGTCGGAAATCCCGGCGGTTTCGATAAAGTTGCAGGTAGTACGGGTTTTGGCCGGATTTTGTATATAGGCGAGACCCTTCACCTCGTTCAGTCCGGCTGAAGCCGGGACTACCTACAGCAGAGGCATGCATTCGTGGTGATAGGCCCTTCTGACGGGGAGTTCGGAAAAAGCCATTTGCGCGGTCCTGAATTGTGAGGCCCGTTCGTCGGTTGTTGTGGAGGCCCTGCTTTTTTTGTGGGGGCCGGATGTGCCTCGAAACGAATCCATCAACCACAACCAACCACCATTACCATCATGAGTACTACCACCACCGAGAAGCCTGCCGCCCGGAAGTCAGCCGTGAAGCCCGTGCCGGAAGGCATGCACACCGTCACCCCGCACCTGGTCTGCGCCGGTGCGGTCGAGGCCATTGAATTCTACAAGAAGGCCTTCGGAGCCACCGAAATGTGCAGCTTGAAAACACCCGATGGCCGCCTGATGCACGGCGGGATCTTCATCGGCGATTCGATGATCATGCTAGTGGATGAGATGCCCGAGTGCGGCGCGCTGGCTCCTGGCTCGCTGAAGGGCTCGCCGGTCACGATCCACCTGCAGGTGGAAGATGCTGATGCGCTCTTCGCGCAAGCCGTCGCCGCCGGAGCCACGGTCAAGATGCCGCTGGCCGACATGTTCTGGGGCGATCGCTACGGCTGCCTCGAAGATCCCTTCGGCCACCAGTGGTCGATCGCCACGCACATCGAGGATCTCACGCCCGAGCAGATCCAGGAAGCTGCGAAGACTGCCTGCTGCGGAGGTTGATCGCCGCCCTAGCGCCGCGACTCTGAAGATCAAACCGCTTCACGATGCCTTCCTTCATGAGAGGCGTGGTGAAGCGGTTGTTTGCAGCGGGTGCTAGAGGGGTAGGCTTGCTGGTAGGCAATGGGCGTGTCGGGCGGAATGAATTCCGCGCTCCCAGTGGGCAAAAAAATACCGGCGGAACTCTCGGTCCCGCCGGTGTGAATGTGAGATAAAGAAGCGGGGCGTTCTTACTTCTTCCGCGTGGAGGTGGCGGACATCATTTCCGTCCACTTGCCGTCTTCGCCCTGGATGTGGCTGGTGAAGGTCTTGGTGTCCTTGTCCTTGATGACGATGACTTCCTTGAACTTGCAGATCTTGCCTCCCCGCATCGGGCAGGGACCTTCGCTTTCTAGCGTCAGGGTATTGGTCGCTTCGTCCAGGGTGCCGTTGTAGTGCCACAGCGTGCTGGTCATCGAGTCGACCCAGGTGCCGGTGAACTGCTTTTTCCCGGGATCGTAGCCGAGGGTGAGGATGTTGTAGAAGGCGGTGCCCATCATCTCGCCCTTACCTTCGGAGACGACCCAGAAGCCACCGAGCATGCGAGCCTTTTCGGAGCCTTTGCCCTCGATCGGCGGTTTGCCGGGTTCGGCGATGCACTTCATGGTGGATTCCCATTCGCCAGCGAGTTGGGCGAGCCACTCGTGCTGTTTCACGGGCTTCGGCATTTCCGGCATCTCTTGGGCGGAGACGGGCAGGAGCAGGAGGGCGGATGCAATCAGGGTTCTAAGTTTCATGGTGGTTCAGTGGTTGGTTCACGGAAACTACGAATGGAGTCGGGCGAAATGGACCGAGCAAGGGACAAAACGTGAGGCCGGTGTAGGACGTGAAGGCCGCCACCTCGGACGTGACAGCCTACCCCCGTGCTTCGCCGGACCGGTGCCCATCGACAGAAATGTCGATGCCCCTTATTCCTAGTCACGGGTCCTCGAAAAACAGGCGAAGGAATCCTTTCGATCCGCCGGCAAAGGGAATGCTGACTCGCCAGGTGCTGCCGCTTTGGAGGACCGGCAAGACGTCGGCCCATGGCCCTACGAGGCCGGCCTGGCTCTGCCCGGTCAGTCGCAGCGGCGCACCGCCGCCCGCGTCAGTGAGCGCCAGATAGAGACCGTCCACCGCCACGGTCAGCGCGGGATCAATGGTGAAGTCGTAGTGCAGGTGTGTGGCATCCCGGCTCAGGGTGAAGGCCCCCGCTCCCGCGTCCGCATTGTCGTTCGGGTCGGTGCCCAGCATCAGCTCGGTGGCATTGTTCTGCCCATCGCCATCCGGATCGGCACCGGGCAAGGCGTCGTCGCCGGTCAGCGAGTGGGTGGAAACGAAGGCTTCGAACAACGACGGGGCTTCCCCGCTGATGGTGAAGATCCCATCGCCCGGCTCGGGATAGGGCGAATTCTCCCAGCCATAGAAGTTCGTCTTGCCGACCTTGTCGCGGAGGAAGAGCCGCACGGTCCAATCGCCCGGCGTGGTGCCTAATGGAATGGTGACCGTGTCCTCAAAGGTTTCGCTCAAGCCGTCCTGGTCGATGCGGTTGTCCTCATCCAGTGTGACGGTGAAGGCCCCATGAAAGACATCCGCGGGATCGTAGAAAAAGAGGATGGCATCCCTCCGGCCGCTGACGTCGTCGTCGATCGAGACGGTGATCTGAATGTCCTGCGGGCCGCCGGAAACGTCGATGGTGTCCGGCGTGATTTCGATCGAGGTCACCACCGGCGAGGTGTGGTCGACGGGGCCCGTGTTGATCACGGTCAACCGTTCATCGATCGAGTTGTCGAGGCCCTCGCCGTTTTCGTGGTGGCGCTCGTTGTTATCCTGGTCGGCGAGGCCGGCTCCGATCCGCCATGTGCCCTCGGCATATTGCGGGATCACGACTTCCACCTGATAGATGCCATCGAATTGATCGCCCTGGAGGAGCTGATACGACGTGAAGTAATGCGACCCGGTCCACTGTGCCGTCGGGTTAAAGAGATCCAGATTGGCGAAGTTGAAGCCGGAGTTGTAGTCGGTGATCCGCAGGGTCACCAGCGCGGTGGCGGGTCCGTCGCTGACATCGATGACCGACGGATCGATTTCGAGGGCGCGGATCTGCGGCGCGGTGACGTCCTCAAGAGGACCATCGATCACCATGACGGCATTCGATCCGGTCACCGGGAATCGCTCGCCGCCGGGGCCGTAGATGCGCGGGGTGAGATTGGAATACTCCATCGTCTCCACGCGCACATGCCACAGGCCGAGGTCCGGAGTGGGACTGAAGGGGAGGGATACGGCATAGGTGCCGGAGAATTCGTCGCCACGGATGCGGCTGCCCCCGTCGAAGGTGGTGCTCACCTGCCCGTCGCCATTTGGATTGTAGAGTTCGATCCGGCCTGACTCGAAACCCGTGAGGTCGTCGGTGATCTCGATGGTGTACTCGACCAACTGCTCTCCTCCGGAGACGTCCACCTTGCGAACGGACGGGTAGATGTCTTGGACCTGTGGTAACGCGGTGTCGGTGTCACTCCTGAACGTCACGTGGTC from Luteolibacter arcticus includes the following:
- a CDS encoding L,D-transpeptidase family protein, which translates into the protein MRRFLITLLPLACLCACREKARKEQDPAVPEERATSSEDPAPRERRSSDWPERSPDADLKAGAPEIDDRASPGLSVPDAAEALLVKPARPPQGIVLPEEQAVSSALPGPERAKAAAERVRPALEKALAAQGLHFGDPVFLRAFKEEGQLELWVRKRDTGKYEHFRTWDVAAQSGKPGPKLAEGDGQVPEGFYFVPPSGMKPDSTFHLAFNIGYPNAYDLHHGRTGTFIMIHGNCVSIGCLAMTDPKIEEIYTLCDAALKIGQPYFRVNLFPFRMSPERLARAKDSEWFDFWTNLKEGYDHFERTQVPPEVEVEDGRYRFK
- a CDS encoding VanW family protein, with translation MSHHTAPERHVPGRLSALAFHLKSRAFQLRRGLSEFSTRPPRHAHRAGLVSAPVIAELRTPLWRELSAAEFPLTAGKVENLRRSARAFHGVEIPASEVFSFWRQLGRTTKAKGFTAGRELREGCLVPAIGGGLCQLSGLLYQAALEAGLEVVERHGHSRVVPGSLAEKDLDATVFWNYVDLRFRSSAPWRLEVELTAADLIVRIRSARDGSVKAAAPVAEPSPRSAPSGDCLTCGMLTCFRHPAATAAHAPSLGHSAFLLDARWPEFDRWCRGHSREGDRWLVPLDGRRWKKPNYQWSPPPGVTTERATLQALLRSWRQRRLPGQGAKRQLALLDGDAALARRYAAMLSPECRHVVVSQNLLPYLWQSGALGGRSFDVLIQRWPMDELQRRLDHAKEKHPQSTTLGDFRADPELVRAERKALAAAARLVTPHRAMARHFGERAWLIDWEMPNPLELQPVAKETVFFPASRLGRKGAFELAAALLDEPLVEVKCFGRATEGAADPFKEIPCSPGTPADLASARVLVLPAWIEHQPRLALLALASGIPVIATEACGLPEHPLMHTLSSPDPAALRMVLRAVLQPAVPACVAS
- a CDS encoding DUF899 domain-containing protein, producing MSIPAIPNLKNHPVVSREVWLNARKALLEREKKLTHERDAVSAARRDLPWVKVEENYIFEGPDGPVTLAELFDGRQQLIVYHFMFGPGWKEGCPGCSLLCDHVDGARQHFEHGGASFVAVSRAPLAEFAPFKKRMGWKFNWVSSAGNEFNFDYHVSYTPEQVASGKVDYNYETIEPWGEEAHGTSVFYKNDAGEIFHTYSCYARGCEQTVGALIYLDLVPLGRNEESTMNWVRHHDRYEEKPADACCGSAKK
- a CDS encoding VOC family protein — encoded protein: MSTTTTEKPAARKSAVKPVPEGMHTVTPHLVCAGAVEAIEFYKKAFGATEMCSLKTPDGRLMHGGIFIGDSMIMLVDEMPECGALAPGSLKGSPVTIHLQVEDADALFAQAVAAGATVKMPLADMFWGDRYGCLEDPFGHQWSIATHIEDLTPEQIQEAAKTACCGG
- a CDS encoding DUF1579 domain-containing protein, whose protein sequence is MKLRTLIASALLLLPVSAQEMPEMPKPVKQHEWLAQLAGEWESTMKCIAEPGKPPIEGKGSEKARMLGGFWVVSEGKGEMMGTAFYNILTLGYDPGKKQFTGTWVDSMTSTLWHYNGTLDEATNTLTLESEGPCPMRGGKICKFKEVIVIKDKDTKTFTSHIQGEDGKWTEMMSATSTRKK
- a CDS encoding DUF7035 domain-containing protein, which gives rise to MKAFAFLLAAACLSACPLLADDTAHPVVTSISITPETVDVTSGPGSVSITAHITDDDSGFSFGNFILINGNGNHIKSFYFNGEDTRLPDGDALDGTYQLTINEVPQYGEPGDWRVDVLVFDHSGNARTFGQHPDDIPLPVPDDGEFTVVNTGEVDSAAPEIGSAEINPDPFSTASEAAELTLTIHGVDTLSGIDRGFLWVYKPNGDEFANSLSFGPADLLPGGTVNDGIYQLPVELPQGSDYGDWEVQVLLIDRTGNAAFRSGIHFSNVAEITHDVGFLAQALDAVHLPWTTSGSRWIFQTEENWDDRDAAASKPIGHGEECVMQTTVTGPGTLSFMWRVDSEESADILSVELVGGDTHQISGDLGWELVELAIPEGEQTMIWRYTKDGSGSIGADRGYVDHVTFRSDTDTALPQVQDIYPSVRKVDVSGGEQLVEYTIEITDDLTGFESGRIELYNPNGDGQVSTTFDGGSRIRGDEFSGTYAVSLPFSPTPDLGLWHVRVETMEYSNLTPRIYGPGGERFPVTGSNAVMVIDGPLEDVTAPQIRALEIDPSVIDVSDGPATALVTLRITDYNSGFNFANLDLFNPTAQWTGSHYFTSYQLLQGDQFDGIYQVEVVIPQYAEGTWRIGAGLADQDNNERHHENGEGLDNSIDERLTVINTGPVDHTSPVVTSIEITPDTIDVSGGPQDIQITVSIDDDVSGRRDAILFFYDPADVFHGAFTVTLDEDNRIDQDGLSETFEDTVTIPLGTTPGDWTVRLFLRDKVGKTNFYGWENSPYPEPGDGIFTISGEAPSLFEAFVSTHSLTGDDALPGADPDGDGQNNATELMLGTDPNDNADAGAGAFTLSRDATHLHYDFTIDPALTVAVDGLYLALTDAGGGAPLRLTGQSQAGLVGPWADVLPVLQSGSTWRVSIPFAGGSKGFLRLFFEDP